A genomic stretch from Anoplopoma fimbria isolate UVic2021 breed Golden Eagle Sablefish chromosome 8, Afim_UVic_2022, whole genome shotgun sequence includes:
- the ncl gene encoding nucleolin isoform X2, protein MVKLAKAANKQATQKKKAPPPPKEVEEESSEEESSEEEETPPPKVGKKATPAKAAPVVKNGAAAKKAESEEDDDDSEESEEEAPPPKKTPAKAKTTPAKAAPAKAEESDDEDDDESEEEAPPPKKAAKPAAKPPVKAKPAKESSDEEESEEEAAPPKKAAPAKPAAKAAKEESDDDDEEDDSEEEMDTAPAPAKAKKAGMVKAKEDSEEEEDDEDDDEEDDDDEDAPVTPAKRKAEGKKDTPAAKKAKAEGEGFCLFVGNLNSNKDFDEIKDSLRKFFTKNSLEVADVRLGGSKKFGYVEFASEEDIQKALELNGKKVMGQELKLDRARSKETSQDGKKERDARTLFVKNLPFSATADDLKEVFEDAVDVRLPQGQNPGSNRGIAYIEFKSEAEAEKMLEEAQGADVQGRSIMVDYVGDKSQKGAMAAGGASAASKTLVVNNLSFTATEEALQATFEKAVSIRIPQRDGRPKGFAFVEFESTEEAKDALENLNNTDIDGRSIRLEYSQNTGRDGGRGNSGPTKTLFVKGLSEDTTDQSLKDAFDGAAAARIVMDRDTGSSKCFGFVDFHNEDDCKAAKEAMDDGEIDGSKVTLDYAKPKGEGGFRGGRGGGGFGGGRGGRGGRGGFGGGFGGGFGGGRGGGGRGRGGPRGGGRGRGGFGGGRGGGGFGAKPQGKKIKFDD, encoded by the exons GCAGCCAACAAGCAGGCAACTCAGAAGAAAAAGGCCCCTCCACCCCCCAAAGAAGTGGAGGAGGAATCAAGTGAAGAGGagagcagtgaggaggaggag ACTCCGCCCCCTAAAGTGGGGAAGAAAGCCACACCAGCTAAAGCTGCCCCAGTTGTTAAAAATGGTGCTGCTGCCAAAAAAGCAGAAAGTGAGGAGGATGACGACGATTCAG AGGAGTCTGAAGAGGAAGCCCCCCCACCAAAAAAGACCCCCGCAAAGGCTAAAACCACACCAGCCAAGGCAGCTCCTGCAAAGGCAGAGGAGtcagatgatgaggatgatgatg AGTCTGAAGAAGAGGCCCCACCACCCAAGAAAGCAGCTAAACCTGCTGCCAAGCCCCCAGTGAAGGCCAAACCGGCAAAGGAGTCCTCTGATGAGGAAGAATCAGAAGAAGAGGCTGCACCTCCCAAGAAGGCCGCTCCAGCCAAACCAGCTGCAAAGGCTGCCAAAGAGGAGTCtgatgacgatgatgaggaAGATG ACTCCGAGGAAGAGATGGACACCGCTCCTGCTCCAGCAAAGGCAAAGAAAGCAGGCATGGTCAAGGCCAAGGAAgactctgaggaggaggaggatgatgaagatgacgatGAGGAGGACGATGATGACGAGG ATGCCCCAGTTACACCTGCAAAGAGGAAGGCAGAGGGCAAGAAGGACACACCTGCCGCCAAGAAAGCAAAGGCAGAAGGCGAAG GGTTCTGTCTATTTGTTGGAAACTTGAACTCCAACAAAGACTTTGACGAAATCAAAGATTCCCTGAGGAAATTCTTCACCAAAAACAGTCTTGAGGTCGCTGATGTCCGGTTGGGTGGATCCAA GAAATTTGGTTATGTGGAATTTGCATCTGAAGAGGACATTCAGAAGGCACTGGAGCTCAACGGCAAGAAGGTCATGGGTCAGGAGTTGAAGTTGGACCGTGCCCGAAGCAAGGAGACTTCACAGGATGGcaagaaag AGAGGGATGCACGGACACTGTTTGTGAAAAACCTCCCCTTCTCTGCCACGGCTGACGACTTGAAGGAAGTCTTTGAAGATGCAGTTGATGTCAGGTTACCTCAAGGCCAGAATCCAGGTTCAAATAGGGG CATTGCCTACATCGAGTTCAAATCTGAGGCTGAAGCAGAGAAGATGCTGGAGGAGGCTCAGGGAGCTGATGTACAGGGGAGGTCCATCATGGTCGACTATGTTGGAGATAAGAGCCAGAAAGGGGCCATGGCAGCAG GAGGAGCCAGTGCAGCCAGTAAAACACTGGTGGTGAACAATCTCTCCTTCACAGCCACAGAGGAAGCCCTACAAGCCACATTTGAGAAGGCCGTCTCTATTAGGATTCCACAGAGAGATGGCAGACCTAAAGG TTTTGCTTTTGTAGAGTTCGAGAGTACAGAGGAGGCCAAGGATGCTCTGGAAAACCTCAACAACACAGATATTGACGGCCGGTCGATCCGACTGGAGTACAGTCAGAACACTGGCAGAGACGGGGGCAGAGGAAACTCGG GTCCAACAAAAACCCTCTTCGTCAAGGGACTCTCCGAGGACACAACAGATCAGAGCCTCAAGGATGCGTTTGATGGCGCCGCAGCAGCCAGAATAGTCATGGACAGAGACACAGGGTCATCAAAATG TTTTGGCTTTGTGGACTTTCACAATGAGGACGACTGCAAGGCAGCCAAGGAGGCCATGGATGACGGCGAGATTGATGGCAGCAAGGTCACCCTCGACTACGCCAAGCCCAAGGGTGAAGGCGGTTTCCGCGGAGGTCGCGGCGGTGGTGGATTTGGCGGCGGTCGCGGCGGCAGAGGAGGCCGTGGAGGTTTCGGTGGTGGTTTCGGCGGCGGCTTCGGTGGTGGTCGTGGAGGTGgcggcagaggaagaggaggccccCGTGGAGGTGGACGTGGACGTGGTGGCTTTGGAG gTGGACGAGGTGGCGGTGGATTTGGAGCCAAACCCCAGGGGAAGAAAATTAAGTTTGATGACTAA
- the ncl gene encoding nucleolin isoform X1: MVKLAKAANKQATQKKKAPPPPKEVEEESSEEESSEEEETPPPKVGKKATPAKAAPVVKNGAAAKKAESEEDDDDSEESEEEAPPPKKTPAKAKTTPAKAAPAKAEESDDEDDDEESEEEAPPPKKAAKPAAKPPVKAKPAKESSDEEESEEEAAPPKKAAPAKPAAKAAKEESDDDDEEDDSEEEMDTAPAPAKAKKAGMVKAKEDSEEEEDDEDDDEEDDDDEDAPVTPAKRKAEGKKDTPAAKKAKAEGEGFCLFVGNLNSNKDFDEIKDSLRKFFTKNSLEVADVRLGGSKKFGYVEFASEEDIQKALELNGKKVMGQELKLDRARSKETSQDGKKERDARTLFVKNLPFSATADDLKEVFEDAVDVRLPQGQNPGSNRGIAYIEFKSEAEAEKMLEEAQGADVQGRSIMVDYVGDKSQKGAMAAGGASAASKTLVVNNLSFTATEEALQATFEKAVSIRIPQRDGRPKGFAFVEFESTEEAKDALENLNNTDIDGRSIRLEYSQNTGRDGGRGNSGPTKTLFVKGLSEDTTDQSLKDAFDGAAAARIVMDRDTGSSKCFGFVDFHNEDDCKAAKEAMDDGEIDGSKVTLDYAKPKGEGGFRGGRGGGGFGGGRGGRGGRGGFGGGFGGGFGGGRGGGGRGRGGPRGGGRGRGGFGGGRGGGGFGAKPQGKKIKFDD, encoded by the exons GCAGCCAACAAGCAGGCAACTCAGAAGAAAAAGGCCCCTCCACCCCCCAAAGAAGTGGAGGAGGAATCAAGTGAAGAGGagagcagtgaggaggaggag ACTCCGCCCCCTAAAGTGGGGAAGAAAGCCACACCAGCTAAAGCTGCCCCAGTTGTTAAAAATGGTGCTGCTGCCAAAAAAGCAGAAAGTGAGGAGGATGACGACGATTCAG AGGAGTCTGAAGAGGAAGCCCCCCCACCAAAAAAGACCCCCGCAAAGGCTAAAACCACACCAGCCAAGGCAGCTCCTGCAAAGGCAGAGGAGtcagatgatgaggatgatgatg AAGAGTCTGAAGAAGAGGCCCCACCACCCAAGAAAGCAGCTAAACCTGCTGCCAAGCCCCCAGTGAAGGCCAAACCGGCAAAGGAGTCCTCTGATGAGGAAGAATCAGAAGAAGAGGCTGCACCTCCCAAGAAGGCCGCTCCAGCCAAACCAGCTGCAAAGGCTGCCAAAGAGGAGTCtgatgacgatgatgaggaAGATG ACTCCGAGGAAGAGATGGACACCGCTCCTGCTCCAGCAAAGGCAAAGAAAGCAGGCATGGTCAAGGCCAAGGAAgactctgaggaggaggaggatgatgaagatgacgatGAGGAGGACGATGATGACGAGG ATGCCCCAGTTACACCTGCAAAGAGGAAGGCAGAGGGCAAGAAGGACACACCTGCCGCCAAGAAAGCAAAGGCAGAAGGCGAAG GGTTCTGTCTATTTGTTGGAAACTTGAACTCCAACAAAGACTTTGACGAAATCAAAGATTCCCTGAGGAAATTCTTCACCAAAAACAGTCTTGAGGTCGCTGATGTCCGGTTGGGTGGATCCAA GAAATTTGGTTATGTGGAATTTGCATCTGAAGAGGACATTCAGAAGGCACTGGAGCTCAACGGCAAGAAGGTCATGGGTCAGGAGTTGAAGTTGGACCGTGCCCGAAGCAAGGAGACTTCACAGGATGGcaagaaag AGAGGGATGCACGGACACTGTTTGTGAAAAACCTCCCCTTCTCTGCCACGGCTGACGACTTGAAGGAAGTCTTTGAAGATGCAGTTGATGTCAGGTTACCTCAAGGCCAGAATCCAGGTTCAAATAGGGG CATTGCCTACATCGAGTTCAAATCTGAGGCTGAAGCAGAGAAGATGCTGGAGGAGGCTCAGGGAGCTGATGTACAGGGGAGGTCCATCATGGTCGACTATGTTGGAGATAAGAGCCAGAAAGGGGCCATGGCAGCAG GAGGAGCCAGTGCAGCCAGTAAAACACTGGTGGTGAACAATCTCTCCTTCACAGCCACAGAGGAAGCCCTACAAGCCACATTTGAGAAGGCCGTCTCTATTAGGATTCCACAGAGAGATGGCAGACCTAAAGG TTTTGCTTTTGTAGAGTTCGAGAGTACAGAGGAGGCCAAGGATGCTCTGGAAAACCTCAACAACACAGATATTGACGGCCGGTCGATCCGACTGGAGTACAGTCAGAACACTGGCAGAGACGGGGGCAGAGGAAACTCGG GTCCAACAAAAACCCTCTTCGTCAAGGGACTCTCCGAGGACACAACAGATCAGAGCCTCAAGGATGCGTTTGATGGCGCCGCAGCAGCCAGAATAGTCATGGACAGAGACACAGGGTCATCAAAATG TTTTGGCTTTGTGGACTTTCACAATGAGGACGACTGCAAGGCAGCCAAGGAGGCCATGGATGACGGCGAGATTGATGGCAGCAAGGTCACCCTCGACTACGCCAAGCCCAAGGGTGAAGGCGGTTTCCGCGGAGGTCGCGGCGGTGGTGGATTTGGCGGCGGTCGCGGCGGCAGAGGAGGCCGTGGAGGTTTCGGTGGTGGTTTCGGCGGCGGCTTCGGTGGTGGTCGTGGAGGTGgcggcagaggaagaggaggccccCGTGGAGGTGGACGTGGACGTGGTGGCTTTGGAG gTGGACGAGGTGGCGGTGGATTTGGAGCCAAACCCCAGGGGAAGAAAATTAAGTTTGATGACTAA
- the b3gnt7 gene encoding UDP-GlcNAc:betaGal beta-1,3-N-acetylglucosaminyltransferase 7 yields the protein MLNTRDRWRVYKRGGVMFFLAVVALTVIQRGSINIGAPFELERQARMEASEGVEPGTAPGDETHSYLGIKSFWKSSKRQTMPKARANTQGPRTTEDSRPRTWDVTSSNCSSNLNLSSQEWFTGLEDNFKQFMLYRHCRYFPMLINHPEKCTGDVYLLMVIKSVATQHDRREVIRKTWGKEQVVDGKKIKTLFLLGKPSSREEGVHHQKLVEYEDYIYRDILQWDFMDSFFNLTLKETHFLKWFHTYCPSVRFVFKGDDDVFVSVENIFEFLEGNNNAKNLFVGDVIFKARPIRKKENKYYIPQALYNKTQYPPYAGGGGFLMDGNLARKLHTVADTLELYPIDDVFLGMCLEVLQVTPIKHNAFKTFGLVRNKNSKMNKEPCFFKSMIVVHKLLPSDLMHMWNLVNSDLVCSQKVEIL from the exons AT GCTAAACACTAGAGATCGCTGGAGGGTGTACAAGAGGGGGGGTGTCATGTTCTTTCTGGCTGTGGTGGCGCTGACTGTTATCCAGAGAGGAAGCATCAATATTGGGGCCCCCTTCGAACTTGAGAGGCAGGCTCGCATGGAAGCCTCTGAGGGAGTGGAGCCTGGAACTGCTCCGGGAGATGAAACTCACTCGTACCTGGGGATAAAAAGCTTCTGGAAGTCGAGCAAACGCCAGACGATGCCTAAAGCTCGGGCCAACACGCAGGGGCCCAGGACCACTGAGGACAGCAGACCCAGAACCTGGGATGTAACCAGCTCCAACTGTAGCTCCAACCTCAACCTCTCAAGTCAGGAATGGTTCACAGGCCTGGAGGACAATTTCAAGCAGTTCATGCTTTATCGACACTGCCGCTACTTTCCCATGCTCATCAACCACCCAGAGAAGTGCACAGGGGATGTATATTTGCTCATGGTAATAAAATCTGTGGCCACCCAGCATGACCGTAGGGAGGTCATCCGAAAAACCTGGGGCAAAGAGCAGGTCGTTGAcggcaaaaaaataaagactctCTTCCTTCTCGGTAAACCCTCCAGTAGGGAAGAGGGAGTGCACCATCAGAAGCTAGTGGAGTATGAGGACTACATCTACAGGGATATCCTCCAGTGGGACTTCATGGATAGCTTTTTCAACCTCACACTTAAGGAGACTCACTTTCTCAAGTGGTTCCACACGTACTGCCCAAGTGTACGCTTTGTCTTCAAGGGGGACGACGACGTATTTGTCAGCGTGGAGAACATCTTTGAGTTTCTGGAAGGCAACAACAATGCAAAGAACTTGTTTGTGGGAGATGTGATTTTCAAGGCTAGGCCCATTcgtaaaaaggaaaacaaatactACATCCCCCAGGCTCTATATAATAAGACACAGTACCCTCCATACGCAGGTGGAGGGGGTTTTCTGATGGACGGGAACCTGGCAAGGAAGCTTCACACGGTGGCCGACACCCTGGAGCTCTACCCCATCGATGACGTCTTCTTGGGCATGTGTCTGGAGGTGCTTCAGGTCACTCCTATAAAACACAACGCCTTTAAGACGTTTGGCTTGGTGAGAAATAAGAACAGTAAGATGAACAAAGAACCTTGTTTCTTTAAGAGCATGATTGTGGTGCACAAGCTGCTCCCGTCGGACCTCATGCACATGTGGAATCTGGTCAACAGTGACCTTGTGTGCTCGCAGAAAGTGGAGATCCTATAG